The proteins below come from a single Crossiella sp. CA-258035 genomic window:
- the leuS gene encoding leucine--tRNA ligase, with product MSTDQDAVPAHRYTAAMAGEIERRWQDRWESSGTFHAPNPAGSLAGDGEVPADKLFVQDMFPYPSGAGLHVGHPLGFIGTDVFARYYRMTGRNVLHTMGFDAFGLPAEQYAVQTGQHPRKTTEENINTYLRQIRRLGLGHDERRRISTIDPGYYRWTQWIFLKIYNSFYDTALGKARPIAELEAEYAEGARPTPDGRGWADLTVAERAKVIDSQRLAYLSEAPVNWCPGLGTVLANEEVTADGRSERGNFPVFRRSLRQWMMRITAYADRLVDDLDRLDWPEKIKSMQRNWIGRSHGARVRFAVGEQQIEVFTTRPDTLFGATYMVLAPEHPLVDEISAAQWPADVDPRWTAGAATPGEAIEAYRVAASRKSELDRQENKDKTGVFTGAYAVNPVNGKQIPVFIADYVLMGYGTGAIMAVPGQDSRDWDFATAFGLPIIRTVQPGEGHQDGPFLGDGPAINSEFLDGMAVDEAKKTIIEWLQERGAGEGTVQYKLRDWLFSRQRYWGEPFPVVYDEDGRVHALPESMLPVELPEVDDYSPRTFDPNDANTEPSPPLSRATEWTTVELDLGDGPKKYRRDTNTMPNWAGSCWYQLRYVDPDNSERFVDPANERYWLGPRPEQHGATDPGGVDLYIGGVEHAVLHLLYSRFWQKVLFDLGEVSSDEPYRKLFNQGYIQAYAFTDARGAYVPAHEVEEVDGKFFWQGQEVSREYGKMGKSLKNVVTPDEMCDNYGADTFRLYEMSMGPLEVSRPWATKDVVGAQRFLQRLWRNLVDEVTGELRVTADTPDETTLRLLHKTIAGVREDYAAMRYNTAAAKLIELNNHLTKAYSAGAGTPREVAEPLVLMLAPLCPHLAEELWSRLGQDTSLAHGPFPVAEERYLVEDSIEYPVQVNGKLRSKVVVPASAGQDEIKAAVLADEKVVALLDGGSPRKVIVVPGRLVNLVL from the coding sequence ATGAGCACGGACCAGGACGCCGTTCCGGCGCACCGCTACACCGCAGCCATGGCCGGCGAGATCGAGCGCCGCTGGCAGGACCGCTGGGAGTCCAGTGGCACCTTCCACGCCCCGAACCCGGCCGGGTCGCTCGCGGGTGACGGCGAGGTGCCGGCGGACAAGCTGTTCGTGCAGGACATGTTCCCCTACCCGTCAGGGGCCGGGCTGCACGTCGGGCACCCGCTGGGCTTCATCGGCACCGACGTCTTCGCCAGGTACTACCGGATGACCGGGCGCAACGTGCTGCACACGATGGGCTTCGACGCCTTCGGCCTGCCCGCCGAGCAGTACGCGGTGCAGACCGGGCAGCACCCGCGCAAGACCACCGAGGAGAACATCAACACCTACCTGCGGCAGATCCGCAGGCTGGGGCTGGGCCACGACGAGCGGCGGCGGATCTCCACCATCGACCCCGGCTACTACCGGTGGACCCAGTGGATCTTCCTGAAAATCTACAACTCCTTCTACGACACCGCGCTGGGCAAGGCGCGGCCGATCGCCGAGCTGGAAGCCGAGTACGCCGAGGGCGCCCGGCCCACCCCGGACGGCCGAGGCTGGGCCGACCTGACCGTGGCCGAGCGGGCGAAGGTCATCGACTCGCAGCGGCTGGCCTACCTGTCCGAGGCGCCGGTGAACTGGTGTCCCGGCCTGGGCACGGTGCTGGCCAACGAGGAGGTCACCGCGGACGGCCGCAGCGAGCGCGGCAACTTCCCGGTGTTCCGCCGCAGCCTGCGCCAGTGGATGATGCGGATCACCGCCTACGCCGACCGCCTGGTCGACGACCTGGACCGGCTGGACTGGCCGGAGAAGATCAAGTCGATGCAGCGCAACTGGATCGGGCGCTCGCACGGCGCCAGGGTCCGCTTCGCCGTCGGCGAGCAGCAGATCGAGGTCTTCACCACCCGCCCGGACACCCTGTTCGGCGCCACCTACATGGTGCTGGCCCCGGAACACCCGCTGGTGGACGAGATCTCGGCCGCGCAGTGGCCCGCCGATGTGGACCCGCGCTGGACCGCGGGCGCGGCCACCCCCGGCGAGGCGATCGAGGCCTACCGGGTGGCCGCCTCCCGCAAGTCCGAGCTGGACCGGCAGGAGAACAAGGACAAGACCGGCGTGTTCACCGGCGCGTACGCGGTGAACCCGGTCAACGGCAAGCAGATCCCGGTGTTCATCGCCGACTACGTGCTGATGGGCTACGGCACCGGCGCGATCATGGCGGTGCCCGGCCAGGACAGCCGCGACTGGGACTTCGCCACCGCCTTCGGCCTGCCGATCATCCGCACCGTGCAGCCGGGCGAGGGCCACCAGGACGGGCCGTTCCTGGGCGACGGACCGGCGATCAACTCCGAGTTCCTGGACGGCATGGCCGTCGACGAGGCGAAGAAGACGATCATCGAGTGGCTGCAGGAGCGCGGCGCCGGTGAGGGCACCGTGCAGTACAAGCTGCGCGACTGGCTGTTCTCCCGGCAGCGCTACTGGGGCGAGCCGTTCCCGGTGGTCTACGACGAGGACGGCCGGGTGCACGCGCTGCCGGAGTCGATGCTGCCGGTGGAGCTGCCCGAGGTCGACGACTACTCGCCGCGCACCTTCGACCCCAACGACGCCAACACCGAGCCCTCCCCGCCGCTGTCCCGCGCCACCGAGTGGACCACGGTCGAGCTGGACCTGGGCGACGGGCCGAAGAAGTACCGCAGGGACACCAACACCATGCCCAACTGGGCGGGTTCCTGCTGGTACCAGCTGCGGTACGTGGACCCGGACAACAGCGAGCGGTTCGTCGACCCGGCCAACGAGCGCTACTGGCTGGGCCCGCGCCCCGAGCAGCACGGCGCCACCGACCCCGGCGGCGTCGACCTGTACATCGGCGGCGTGGAGCACGCGGTGCTGCACCTGCTGTACTCCCGGTTCTGGCAGAAGGTGCTCTTCGACCTGGGCGAGGTCAGCTCGGACGAGCCGTACCGCAAGCTGTTCAACCAGGGCTACATCCAGGCCTACGCCTTCACCGACGCCCGCGGCGCGTACGTGCCCGCGCACGAGGTGGAGGAGGTGGACGGCAAGTTCTTCTGGCAGGGCCAGGAGGTCAGCCGCGAGTACGGCAAGATGGGCAAGAGCCTGAAGAACGTGGTCACCCCGGACGAGATGTGCGACAACTACGGGGCGGACACCTTCCGGCTGTACGAGATGTCCATGGGCCCGCTGGAGGTCTCCCGCCCCTGGGCGACCAAGGACGTGGTCGGCGCCCAGCGCTTCCTGCAGCGCCTGTGGCGCAACCTGGTCGACGAGGTCACCGGCGAACTGCGGGTCACCGCGGACACCCCGGACGAGACCACGCTGCGGCTGCTGCACAAGACCATCGCCGGGGTCCGCGAGGACTACGCGGCCATGCGCTACAACACCGCCGCGGCCAAGCTGATCGAGCTGAACAACCACCTGACCAAGGCCTACAGCGCCGGAGCGGGCACCCCCCGCGAGGTGGCCGAGCCGCTGGTCCTGATGCTGGCCCCGCTGTGCCCGCACCTGGCCGAGGAACTGTGGTCCCGCCTGGGCCAGGACACCTCCCTGGCACACGGCCCGTTCCCGGTCGCCGAGGAGCGCTACCTGGTCGAGGACAGCATCGAGTACCCGGTGCAGGTCAACGGCAAGCTGCGGTCCAAGGTCGTGGTGCCCGCCTCGGCCGGCCAGGACGAGATCAAGGCCGCGGTGCTGGCCGATGAGAAGGTGGTCGCGCTGCTGGACGGCGGCTCGCCGCGCAAGGTGATCGTGGTGCCGGGCCGGCTGGTCAACCTGGTCCTGTGA
- a CDS encoding esterase-like activity of phytase family protein: MSVPLRAVGALTGVLVLALAAPATAEPAGQRVRLVSEQIIGKITFQGTTVGGLSGLDYDRRTGEWVLISDDRSDRQPVRYYTARKGEQGFELTGTKPLLRPDGSTYPKLSLDTPDPEEIRVDPLTGDLWWTSEGDRLPPLVIDPAIRRAHRDGSFAGELPLPANLRMSTDERGPRRNEVLEGLAFAAGGRLVVSTVEGPLIQDGPSPTPAAGALGRISVQTRSGQLLAQYAYPMEKVFAEPVPAGAFANNGVVAILPVTEHDPHRFLVMERSFVTGVGNKVRIYEISTAGASNVKDVDSLAGAQIRPVRKKLLADLGALGLSTVDNVEGMTWGPRLPSGERSLVLVSDDNFSATQVSQLITLAVR; encoded by the coding sequence ATGTCTGTACCTCTCCGCGCCGTCGGTGCGCTCACCGGAGTCCTGGTGCTCGCCCTCGCCGCGCCCGCCACGGCTGAACCCGCAGGTCAGCGCGTCCGCCTGGTCTCAGAGCAGATCATCGGGAAGATCACCTTCCAGGGCACCACGGTGGGCGGCCTCTCCGGCCTCGACTACGACCGGCGCACCGGGGAGTGGGTGCTGATCAGCGACGACCGCTCCGACCGGCAGCCGGTCCGCTACTACACCGCGCGCAAGGGCGAGCAGGGCTTCGAGCTGACCGGCACCAAGCCGCTGCTGCGCCCGGACGGCTCGACCTACCCGAAGCTGTCCCTGGACACCCCCGACCCCGAGGAGATCCGGGTCGACCCGCTGACCGGGGACCTGTGGTGGACCAGCGAGGGCGACCGGCTGCCGCCGCTGGTGATCGACCCGGCCATCCGCCGGGCGCACCGGGACGGCTCCTTCGCCGGTGAGCTGCCGCTGCCGGCCAACCTGCGGATGTCCACTGACGAGCGCGGGCCGCGGCGCAACGAGGTGCTGGAAGGGCTGGCCTTCGCCGCGGGCGGGCGGCTGGTGGTCTCCACCGTGGAGGGGCCGCTGATCCAGGACGGGCCCTCCCCCACCCCGGCCGCCGGCGCGCTGGGCCGGATCTCGGTGCAGACCAGGTCGGGGCAGTTGCTCGCGCAGTACGCGTACCCGATGGAGAAGGTCTTCGCCGAGCCGGTGCCCGCCGGGGCCTTCGCCAACAACGGCGTGGTGGCGATCCTGCCGGTCACCGAGCACGACCCGCACCGGTTCCTGGTGATGGAGCGCTCCTTCGTCACCGGGGTGGGCAACAAGGTGCGGATCTACGAGATCAGCACCGCCGGGGCCTCCAACGTCAAGGACGTGGACTCGTTGGCCGGGGCGCAGATCCGCCCGGTGCGCAAGAAGCTGCTCGCCGACCTCGGCGCCCTTGGGCTGTCCACTGTGGACAATGTGGAGGGGATGACCTGGGGTCCCCGGCTGCCCTCCGGTGAGCGCAGCCTGGTGCTGGTCAGCGATGACAACTTCTCCGCGACGCAGGTCAGCCAGCTGATCACGCTCGCGGTGCGCTAA
- a CDS encoding SdpI family protein encodes MQQLAVIAIVPRISVTFLLVIAGAALAVVGLRGLRGTLPRNAYAGVRTARAMRSDEAFALANKVAGLPVLVSGLLFALTGVVTAPLTETGLYLTLLILGSLGAVLITAAGGMLGHRAADALPDPEPAAKGCGGCCGGICAKLGASSA; translated from the coding sequence GTGCAGCAGCTCGCAGTCATCGCCATCGTGCCACGGATCAGCGTGACCTTCCTGCTCGTCATCGCCGGGGCGGCGCTGGCCGTGGTCGGGCTGCGCGGCCTGCGCGGCACCCTGCCCCGCAACGCCTACGCAGGCGTGCGCACCGCCCGCGCGATGCGCAGCGACGAGGCATTCGCACTGGCCAACAAGGTGGCCGGGCTGCCGGTCCTGGTGTCGGGGCTGCTGTTCGCGCTGACCGGCGTGGTCACCGCGCCGCTGACCGAGACCGGGCTGTACCTGACCCTGCTCATCCTCGGCAGCCTCGGCGCGGTGCTGATCACCGCGGCCGGCGGCATGCTGGGGCACCGCGCGGCCGACGCCCTGCCCGACCCCGAGCCCGCCGCCAAGGGCTGCGGCGGCTGCTGCGGCGGGATCTGCGCGAAGCTGGGCGCTAGTTCCGCTTGA
- a CDS encoding YqgE/AlgH family protein, translated as MCTVSSDAEVEPGSLLVATPGLLDPNFRRTVVYIIDHRDEGTLGVVLNRPSEVAVHDVLPGWAPHASRPPAVFVGGPVEQKTALCLANLKTGEDIETMDGVIGVRGPVALVDLDSDPDELAPRMRGLRVFAGYSGWSEGQLDDEIERGDWLVVPALPDDVLTPPRVDLWGRVLRRQGMPLSLLATHPVDIKRN; from the coding sequence ATGTGCACCGTGTCTTCCGACGCCGAAGTCGAGCCGGGGTCCCTGCTGGTGGCCACGCCAGGGCTGCTCGACCCCAACTTCCGTCGCACAGTGGTCTACATCATCGACCACCGCGACGAGGGCACGCTCGGCGTTGTGCTGAACCGGCCGAGCGAGGTCGCCGTGCACGACGTGTTACCCGGCTGGGCGCCGCACGCCAGCCGACCGCCCGCGGTGTTCGTGGGCGGTCCGGTGGAGCAGAAGACCGCGTTGTGCCTGGCCAACCTCAAGACGGGCGAGGACATCGAGACCATGGACGGCGTGATCGGCGTGCGCGGCCCGGTGGCCCTGGTCGACCTGGACTCCGACCCGGACGAGCTGGCGCCGCGGATGCGCGGGCTGCGGGTCTTCGCCGGGTACTCCGGCTGGAGCGAGGGGCAGCTCGACGACGAGATCGAGCGCGGCGACTGGCTGGTGGTGCCCGCGCTGCCGGATGACGTGCTCACCCCGCCGAGGGTGGACCTGTGGGGCCGGGTGCTGCGCCGTCAGGGCATGCCGCTCTCGCTGCTGGCCACGCATCCGGTGGACATCAAGCGGAACTAG
- a CDS encoding MFS transporter has product MQTAEDSLAGRGQTPHKARVGLRHLLTNPGFFRLLAVKATAQWGDGVFQAGLGSAVLFNPERAADPLAAAAGFAVIFLPYSVVGPFAGALLDRWDRRQVLVLSNVIRGVLVLATALAVFGGLTGPALYVAALLTLGVSRFVLAGLSASLPHLVPREDLVEANAVAATLGAGMAVVGAGCAIGLRALLGAGDAGSGTVTAIAVAGSIAAALAMLGFRRGQLGPDEVNEPAKALVAVAHGLMDGARSAAGTPSVAAGFVALITHRLAYGALVLLGVLLLRNSFHDVGWLPSGMGGVGVVAVAGGASILAAALITPPLVAKIGRRATITGSLVLAALTQLVLTLTLSLPALLLSSFMIIGAGQVVKLCVDAAAQRDVGDETRGRVFALYDTLFNVSMVVSAGTVALLVPADGHSTGVMLGVVLVYLIGTVCYLLVERRGQAQASRSGRTGSA; this is encoded by the coding sequence GTGCAGACGGCCGAAGACAGCCTGGCCGGTCGTGGCCAGACCCCGCACAAAGCTCGGGTCGGACTCCGCCATCTCCTGACCAATCCCGGGTTCTTCCGGCTGCTCGCGGTCAAGGCGACCGCCCAGTGGGGCGATGGCGTCTTCCAGGCCGGGCTGGGCAGCGCGGTGCTGTTCAACCCCGAGCGCGCGGCCGACCCGCTGGCCGCGGCCGCCGGGTTCGCGGTGATCTTCCTGCCGTACTCGGTGGTCGGCCCGTTCGCCGGCGCGTTGCTGGACCGCTGGGACCGCAGGCAGGTGCTGGTGCTGTCCAACGTGATCCGCGGGGTGCTGGTGCTGGCCACCGCGCTGGCCGTCTTCGGCGGGCTGACCGGGCCCGCGCTGTACGTGGCCGCGCTGCTCACCCTCGGCGTGAGCCGGTTCGTGCTGGCCGGGCTGTCCGCCTCGCTGCCGCACCTGGTGCCCAGGGAGGACCTGGTCGAGGCGAACGCGGTGGCCGCCACCCTCGGCGCGGGCATGGCGGTGGTCGGCGCGGGCTGCGCGATCGGCCTGCGCGCCCTGCTCGGCGCGGGCGACGCCGGCTCCGGCACGGTCACTGCGATCGCGGTGGCCGGCTCGATCGCGGCGGCGCTGGCCATGCTCGGCTTCCGGCGCGGGCAGCTCGGCCCGGACGAGGTCAACGAACCGGCCAAGGCACTGGTCGCGGTGGCGCACGGGCTGATGGACGGCGCCAGGTCGGCGGCGGGCACGCCCAGCGTGGCCGCCGGGTTCGTCGCGCTCATCACGCACCGGCTGGCCTACGGCGCGCTGGTGCTGCTCGGCGTGCTGCTGCTGCGCAACTCCTTCCACGACGTGGGCTGGCTGCCCTCCGGCATGGGCGGGGTCGGCGTGGTCGCGGTGGCCGGCGGCGCGAGCATCCTGGCCGCGGCCCTCATCACCCCGCCGCTGGTGGCCAAGATCGGCCGCAGGGCCACCATCACCGGCTCGCTGGTGCTGGCCGCGCTGACCCAGCTGGTGCTCACCCTGACCCTGTCGCTGCCCGCGCTGCTGCTGTCCTCGTTCATGATCATCGGCGCCGGCCAGGTGGTGAAGCTGTGCGTGGACGCGGCCGCGCAGCGCGATGTCGGCGATGAGACCCGGGGCCGGGTCTTCGCCCTCTACGACACGTTGTTCAACGTCAGCATGGTGGTCTCGGCGGGCACCGTGGCCTTGCTGGTGCCCGCCGACGGCCATTCCACCGGCGTGATGCTCGGCGTCGTCCTGGTCTACCTGATCGGCACGGTCTGCTACCTGCTGGTCGAGCGCCGAGGTCAGGCGCAGGCCAGCCGCAGCGGTCGCACCGGCTCGGCCTGA
- a CDS encoding PASTA domain-containing protein — protein sequence MNILGRTLFVLVTVGLAVSACSAPPPRETVTVTQTQPTANPSPTSETRGKTVKVPNVVGMVHQQAQDTMQAAGLRNLAEEDATGKGRLLLNDRNWKVVSQEPAAGAVVELDRRILLKSKKDGDR from the coding sequence ATGAACATCCTCGGCAGAACGCTGTTCGTGCTGGTCACGGTGGGTTTGGCGGTCTCGGCGTGCAGTGCGCCACCGCCTCGGGAGACGGTCACGGTGACCCAGACCCAGCCGACCGCAAACCCGTCGCCAACCTCGGAGACCCGGGGTAAGACGGTGAAGGTGCCGAACGTGGTCGGCATGGTGCACCAGCAGGCTCAGGACACCATGCAGGCCGCCGGCCTGCGGAATCTCGCGGAAGAGGACGCCACGGGCAAGGGGCGGCTGCTGCTCAACGACCGGAACTGGAAGGTCGTGAGTCAGGAACCTGCCGCGGGCGCCGTGGTCGAGCTGGACCGGAGGATCCTGTTGAAGTCCAAGAAGGACGGCGACAGATAA
- a CDS encoding CCA tRNA nucleotidyltransferase, which yields MSSTSVPAQPNQVDPARGAQQNAVVELLRIAPVADELAQRFAAAGHRLYLVGGSVRDALLGRPLTDLDFTTDARPEQVRALLTGWADAIWDTGIAFGTLGAVKRGATVEITTFRADSYDRVGRNPEVVFGESIEADLVRRDFTVNAMAVRLPEKVFVDPHDGTGALLARVLDTPATPEESFADDPLRMLRACRFVAQLGFDVAPRVLAAMTEMAGQIQRITAERVQAELSKLLCGAQPRRGLELLVNTGLAEHVLPEVPAMRLAIDEHHQHKDVYQHSLVVLDQAIALEEPGSEPDLVLRLAALLHDIGKPDTRRFEPGGGVSFHHHEVVGAKMARKRLRALKYSKDIIEAVATLVYLHLRFHGYGKGEWTDSAVRRYVTDAGPLLSRLHKLVRADCTTRNKRKAAALQRTYDDLETRIERIAAEEDLRRVRPDLDGNAIMQLLGLPPGPLVGKAWTFLKELRLDRGPLAPEEAEAELLAWAREQGIQPPDRG from the coding sequence GTGTCCAGCACCTCTGTACCGGCCCAGCCGAACCAGGTCGACCCCGCCCGCGGCGCGCAGCAGAATGCGGTCGTGGAGTTGCTGCGGATCGCACCGGTCGCCGACGAGCTCGCCCAGCGGTTCGCCGCGGCGGGTCACCGGTTGTACCTGGTCGGCGGCAGCGTCCGGGACGCGCTGCTGGGACGGCCGCTGACCGACCTCGACTTCACCACCGACGCGCGGCCGGAGCAGGTGCGCGCGCTGCTCACCGGCTGGGCCGACGCCATCTGGGACACCGGCATCGCCTTCGGCACCCTCGGCGCGGTCAAGCGCGGGGCCACCGTGGAGATCACCACCTTCCGCGCGGACAGCTACGACCGGGTCGGGCGCAACCCCGAGGTGGTCTTCGGCGAGTCCATCGAGGCCGACCTGGTGCGCCGGGACTTCACCGTGAACGCGATGGCGGTGCGGCTGCCGGAGAAGGTCTTCGTGGACCCGCACGACGGCACGGGCGCGCTGCTCGCCCGGGTGCTGGACACCCCGGCCACGCCGGAGGAGTCCTTCGCCGACGACCCGCTGCGGATGCTGCGGGCCTGCCGGTTCGTCGCCCAGCTGGGCTTCGACGTGGCGCCCAGGGTGCTGGCCGCGATGACCGAGATGGCCGGGCAGATCCAGCGGATCACCGCCGAGCGGGTGCAGGCCGAGCTGTCCAAGCTGCTCTGCGGCGCGCAGCCGCGGCGGGGGCTGGAGCTGCTGGTGAACACCGGCCTGGCCGAGCACGTGCTGCCGGAGGTGCCCGCCATGCGGCTGGCCATTGACGAGCACCACCAGCACAAGGACGTCTACCAGCACTCGCTGGTGGTGCTGGACCAGGCGATCGCGCTGGAGGAGCCGGGCAGCGAGCCGGACCTGGTGCTGCGGCTGGCCGCGCTGCTGCACGACATCGGCAAGCCGGACACCAGGCGGTTCGAGCCCGGCGGCGGGGTGAGCTTCCACCACCACGAGGTGGTCGGCGCGAAGATGGCCCGCAAGCGGCTGCGCGCGCTGAAATATTCCAAGGACATCATCGAGGCCGTGGCCACGCTGGTCTACCTGCACCTGCGCTTCCACGGCTACGGCAAGGGCGAGTGGACCGACTCCGCGGTGCGCCGCTACGTCACCGACGCGGGCCCGTTGCTGTCCCGGCTGCACAAGCTGGTGCGCGCGGACTGCACCACCCGCAACAAGCGCAAGGCGGCCGCGCTCCAGCGCACCTACGACGACCTGGAGACCCGGATCGAGCGGATCGCGGCCGAGGAGGACCTGCGCCGGGTGCGGCCGGACCTGGACGGCAACGCGATCATGCAGCTGCTCGGGCTGCCGCCGGGTCCGCTGGTGGGCAAGGCGTGGACGTTCCTGAAGGAGCTGCGGCTGGACCGCGGTCCGCTCGCGCCCGAAGAGGCAGAGGCGGAGCTGCTCGCTTGGGCAAGGGAGCAGGGCATTCAGCCACCTGATCGGGGCTAG
- a CDS encoding NUDIX hydrolase translates to MPPSSSGSAGGAKPGRRTRRQRGKRLRTVDEVSAGGLVVDAAREHAALIGRLDRKGRLLWSLPKGHIEQGETAEEAAVREVAEETGIRGRVLGLLGAIDYWFVAEDRRVHKTVHHFLLEAVGGELSDEDVEVTEVAWVPLGELDGLLAYVDERRLVRKAVDHVRAPSETSEPA, encoded by the coding sequence ATGCCCCCGTCGTCCTCCGGCAGCGCCGGTGGCGCCAAACCGGGTAGACGGACCAGGCGCCAGCGGGGAAAACGGCTGCGTACGGTGGACGAGGTGTCCGCCGGTGGGCTGGTTGTGGATGCCGCGCGCGAACACGCTGCGCTCATTGGCAGACTTGATCGAAAAGGACGGCTGCTGTGGTCGCTGCCCAAGGGCCACATCGAGCAGGGTGAGACCGCCGAAGAGGCGGCCGTCCGCGAGGTCGCCGAGGAGACCGGCATCCGTGGCCGGGTGCTGGGCCTGCTCGGGGCGATCGACTACTGGTTCGTCGCCGAGGACCGGCGAGTGCACAAGACCGTGCACCACTTCCTGCTGGAGGCGGTGGGCGGAGAGCTTTCCGACGAGGACGTGGAGGTCACCGAGGTGGCGTGGGTGCCGCTGGGTGAACTGGATGGGCTGCTGGCCTACGTGGACGAGCGCCGCCTGGTGCGCAAGGCGGTCGACCACGTGCGCGCGCCCAGTGAGACTTCGGAGCCGGCGTGA
- a CDS encoding DUF6049 family protein — MKRLFAVAAVVACTVLTVPVPVRAETYDVRAQPVTSGPAPAQPATLELDTLQPRVITGDGDNKLVAAGKLTNTGDRKLSDVMVRLQAGSPLTSEDKVNEAVAGEAATDRADSKFTRIGTDLDPGQSAQVRVEVPLSVLQITGPGVYPVLFNVNGTPDFGKQARIASRGFLLPVTGVPGGPVLASPPNAAATTVLWPIVDQPVRVPGSGGTVLTNDDLARSLTTGGRLSELVSAVEQTAPSGSALAGSLCLVIDPDLVQTVTAMADTSNGVYRIRSGNSTVEGSGSTAAQKWLERLKGIARGRCVLALPFADADLVALSKAGLTDLEKLAVDRSKAVAELLQIQTVGDMVWPLGGVIDERTLADLGRRTLLLEPRGVQDGRTVTSPVKLAAAADSSAAGSSVVPIDPVVRNAIGGTAPLSGAASYGPLDLQNGMGALLYRATALGKNGGSLVVAPPRRWKAPVGELTAFLQSMQHLLGGKLVTPRGLNEQVANGGRTVGLTYPVDATGAEISPSITGDLRAMRDRSRDLLSAMSSDGVKGTSPASLIEPLDLGMVRAASGAWRGNNSAGGAAASLVGDQLEYLVSQVRIVQPPGPYYLASSDSPLPLTISNKLPVVIKVRVTFSSTQGLRTSDVNDLTIGANSNLPIRVPTEITRGGQFSVDALLQTINGTPLGRGGEANRITLISTAYGTITLGITVTAGAALVLLVARRLIRRLRSGKQDSAA, encoded by the coding sequence GTGAAGAGGCTGTTCGCGGTCGCGGCTGTGGTCGCGTGCACCGTGCTGACCGTGCCCGTCCCGGTGCGCGCGGAGACCTACGACGTGCGGGCCCAGCCCGTCACCAGCGGCCCGGCGCCGGCCCAGCCCGCGACGCTGGAGCTGGACACCCTGCAACCGAGAGTGATCACCGGCGACGGTGACAACAAGCTGGTGGCCGCGGGCAAGCTGACCAACACCGGCGACCGCAAGCTCAGCGACGTCATGGTCCGGCTCCAGGCCGGCAGCCCGCTGACCAGTGAGGACAAGGTCAACGAGGCGGTGGCGGGGGAGGCCGCGACCGACCGGGCGGACTCCAAGTTCACCAGGATCGGCACCGACCTGGACCCGGGCCAGAGCGCCCAGGTGCGGGTCGAGGTGCCGCTGAGCGTCCTGCAGATCACCGGGCCCGGCGTGTACCCGGTGCTGTTCAACGTCAACGGCACCCCGGACTTCGGCAAGCAGGCCAGGATCGCCTCCCGCGGCTTCCTGCTGCCGGTCACCGGCGTGCCCGGCGGCCCGGTGCTGGCCAGCCCGCCGAACGCGGCCGCCACCACCGTGCTGTGGCCGATCGTCGACCAGCCGGTGCGGGTGCCCGGCAGCGGCGGCACCGTGCTGACCAACGACGACCTGGCCCGCTCGCTGACCACCGGCGGCCGGCTCTCCGAGCTGGTCTCCGCGGTGGAGCAGACCGCGCCCTCGGGCTCGGCGCTGGCCGGCTCGCTGTGCCTGGTGATCGACCCGGACCTGGTGCAGACGGTCACCGCGATGGCCGACACCAGCAATGGCGTCTACCGCATCCGCAGCGGCAACAGCACCGTGGAGGGCTCCGGCTCCACCGCGGCGCAGAAGTGGCTGGAGCGGCTCAAGGGCATCGCCAGGGGCCGCTGCGTGCTCGCGCTGCCCTTCGCCGACGCGGACCTGGTCGCGCTGTCCAAGGCCGGGCTCACCGACCTGGAGAAGCTGGCGGTGGACCGCAGCAAGGCGGTCGCCGAGCTGCTGCAGATCCAGACCGTCGGCGACATGGTGTGGCCGCTGGGCGGCGTGATCGACGAGCGCACCCTGGCCGACCTGGGCCGCCGCACCCTGCTGCTGGAGCCGCGCGGGGTGCAGGACGGCCGCACGGTGACCTCGCCGGTCAAGCTGGCCGCCGCGGCCGACTCCTCGGCCGCCGGCTCCTCCGTGGTGCCGATCGACCCGGTGGTGCGCAACGCCATCGGCGGCACCGCGCCACTGTCCGGCGCGGCCAGCTACGGCCCGCTGGACCTGCAGAACGGCATGGGCGCGCTGCTCTACCGGGCCACCGCGCTCGGCAAGAACGGCGGCTCGCTGGTGGTGGCCCCGCCGCGCCGGTGGAAGGCCCCGGTCGGCGAGCTGACCGCGTTCCTGCAGTCCATGCAGCACCTGCTCGGCGGCAAGCTGGTCACCCCGCGCGGGCTGAACGAACAGGTCGCCAACGGCGGCCGCACCGTCGGCCTGACCTACCCGGTGGATGCCACCGGCGCCGAGATCTCGCCCAGCATCACCGGCGACCTGCGTGCCATGCGCGACCGGTCCAGGGACCTGCTGTCGGCGATGAGCAGCGACGGCGTCAAGGGCACCTCGCCCGCCTCGCTGATCGAACCGCTGGACCTGGGCATGGTCCGGGCCGCCTCCGGCGCCTGGCGCGGCAACAACTCCGCGGGCGGCGCGGCCGCCTCGCTGGTCGGCGACCAGCTGGAGTACCTGGTCTCCCAGGTGCGCATCGTGCAGCCGCCCGGTCCGTACTACCTGGCCTCCTCGGACAGCCCGCTGCCGCTGACCATCAGCAACAAGCTGCCGGTGGTGATCAAGGTGCGGGTGACCTTCAGCAGCACCCAGGGCCTGCGCACCAGCGATGTCAACGACCTGACCATCGGCGCGAACAGCAACCTGCCGATCCGGGTGCCCACCGAGATCACCCGAGGCGGCCAGTTCTCGGTGGACGCGCTGCTGCAGACCATCAACGGCACCCCGCTCGGCCGCGGCGGCGAGGCCAACCGGATCACGCTGATCTCCACCGCGTACGGCACCATCACCCTCGGCATCACGGTCACCGCGGGCGCGGCCCTGGTGCTGCTGGTGGCCCGCAGGCTGATCCGCCGCCTGCGCTCCGGCAAACAGGACAGCGCCGCGTGA